The nucleotide sequence ACGATGGCGTCCACCTTGACATCAAGTCGGGCCATCCTGGCGGCCTCAATGATGTCCTCAAGGATTACGTTTTCCCGCAGCTTGCCTATGGCCACCGAAGGGTCGAACACCAGCCGGTTGTGGTTGGAGGCAATGGTCTGCATGGAGGCGACACCGGGCAGGATGACCTTGCAGCCGCCGCCAAAGCCATAGGGGTGCGGCACGATGGCACCGATGCCTATTTTCAGGTCGCAGGCAACGAACTCGCTATTTACCTCTATCGGTGTTCCGTACTTGCTCACCCCGAGAGGCGTGCAGTTCTCATACGGGTTGTGATTGTAGACCAGGAACCGCGACATAACATCATCGCCCAGCTTCTTCCTGAAGTCTATGCCGTTCATCGTGCCGTGCGCACCGATGGCGGCAATGAAGCGGATGTTATCATCGGGGATTCCTGCCTCGGCCAGTTCTTCCAGAATGTACGGTATCAGCATCGCCGATGGCGTCGGGCGAGAAAGGTCATCGAAGAGGATGGCCACCTCTTTTTTACCTTTGGCCAGTTCCTTTATCGTCCTGGTGCCAATGGGGCTGGCGAAAGCTTTCTTTATCTGGGTATCGGATAGAGGTGGCGCGTCGTGCCCTTTCATCTTGCATATGGTAACGTCCCACGACTCCGGGAAATCGATTTCCAGTTCCTCATCGCCGTACCAGGCCAGCACCGGCACCGCCGCTTTTTTCCTGCTGCTCATGCTCTTCCTCCTTCTCTATTTATACAAAGGCGAACATTCGCTTTGGATTTTCAATCATTATGGTATCGATAAGCGCCTGAGAGAGCCCCTTGATTTTCATCACCGGCACGGCATCCCGCAGGATGTGTCCGTAGCCCCAGCCGCCGTAACGGCAGAGCGAGCTTTTGGTGTAATTGTCGTGCGAGATAAAAAGCTGTTTCTGGAAACCTTTATCGGCCAGCTCTTTTATCTCGTTGATGCGCTGGGCGTCGTTGGGAACATCCAGCACCCGGAAACGGGTGGGATAGTAGCCTTCCCGGCCGAACAGGTCGTACTCCAGCGTGCAGCCGGTCTTGGCCAGCTCAACGCGATTCGCCGGCTCCCTCACCGCACGGTCACAATGACTCATAACCACGCGGCTGAGGTCAGCGCCCGCTTTGTCCAGTACCTTGACGCACTCCATGGCCGCCATTTCATTCTGGCCGGGATGAATGTTGACCGCAGCGCCGGTAACCTTCTGCGCCCGCGCGCCAGCACGAACCACTTTCTGCTCATTTTCGGTGAATGGCCAGGAGCAACCGATTTCACCGATAAGCCCGGCGTGTATCCCGGTGTTGCCGAAGCCCTCGAAAACGTCTTTGACAAATTCCTCGGCGATTTCTTCCTCGCTTTTGGCGTTGACATCGACCCCGGTCGCCGGATACGAAGACTCCACGTAATAAGCGGTGCCCATAACGATATTCACACCGGTCATTCGGGCGATTCGGGCCACTGCCTTGGGGTCGGGATAAAGTCCCCGCACCGTGAGCTCCACAATCGATTTTCCACCCAAAGCCTTGTAGCGCAGGACCTCATCAATCACCAGTTCTTCATCCATAAGCTGAAGGTCATCCAAGTTCTGGAAAGGATGGTAGCGTATCCACCAGAGGGTATCGATGGTCACCGGATGACGGGCCCATTTCCGTTCCGTAGCCTCGTCCGCTGCGTAGTGCCAGGTCGTCGCGTCGCAGATGAGGTGCTCGTGGGGCAACGTGATGCCCATCTCCGAGGGTTCTATCACCCCCAGTACCGTCTGTACCTTTCCTTTGAGTTCTGCCTGTTTCACGTATTTTCCTCCTTTCAGACTTTGTGATAACTTTCTTTAACGGCATTCTCTGCGGCGATACGGCCAAAGGCGATGCATTCCGCAAGGTTGCCGCCGCCAGCGGGGTATAACATACCGAATACCGAACCACACTCCCCGGCTGCATAAAGGCCTGAAATCGGCTCACCGAACGGGTTGAGTACCTGCGCCCGGCCGTTCCGCCTCGGGCCACCCTGGGTATTTGACCCGCCGGGGAACAGCTTGATGGCAAAGAACGGCGGCTCATCCAGCGGCACGAGCTCAAGCGGGCTGCGGCCGAATTCAGCGTCGCGGCCCGCCTGGCAATACCGGTTCCAGGTATCAATGGAATTTGTCAGATTTTCCGGTGGCATATCCAGGTTGGCAGCAAGTTCAGCAACCGTGTCCCCCTTCACAATCCACCCTTTCCGCAGCTCGGTGAGGTTGTCCCAGCTCCATTTGTAGAGCTGGTGCGGGCCGGTGGGACCGCTCGACCGCTGGGCCAGCGGGCCGAATTTAACCCTGCGCTGGTCAAAGATATGGTAGCTCGGCACGCGTGGATATTCCAGCTTGTGGGAGTCGAACCAGCCGCACTCATAGGCAGCCGCATGCGGTTTCAGTTCCTCGGTCATGTAGCGGCGGCCATACCTGTCAACGATGATAAAGCCGGCCGGTGCTCTTTCCTTTTCCGTTTTCATCGAGCGCTGGCTCCAGCCGCCACCGCTGAAGTCAATGAAGACGCCGAGGGAAATATCCGCGAACTTGGCACAGAGCCGCGCCGCAACGCAGTTCATATGCCAGAGGTCGGCGCCAACCTCCTGGGCCATCCGGATGCCATCGCCCGTATTGCCGGTGCCACCGGTGAAGTACATCGGGTAAACGCGGAGGTATTGCAGCTTCATCGCTTCGTTTTCCTCAAAGCCACCGGTGCACAAAATCACCGCCCTGGTGGCCCTGATATTCACTTCTCGCGGGGTACTACCGCGACAGCTAGTTACTTTCACACCCATTACTCTCCCGGTATTGTCGGCCAACAACCGCACGGCTGATGTCTGATATCGCACATCTATCTTTCGCGAGGCAACCTGGTCATACATGAACTTCATCATGCGGAAGCCGTTGCCCTGGTACTTCCACAGCTCCATGCTGTCGGCACCGGGAAGCTGGGGAAATTCAGCGGCATTGGAGAAATATTTAATATTGCCGCCCAAACGGGTGAGCCAGTCTTTGTTCTGCGAAGTATAGGCGACCCAGGCTTTTATGGTATCCGCATCTGTCCACGATAGCCCCGGCTGACTGCCTACCTGGCACAGTGCGGTCATATACTCGATAGCGCGCTCAATATTGGAGGGCGATAAGAACACGCCCATGGCGACGCTGCTGGCAGTGCAGTGTGTCTCGGCGGACTGCTTCTCAACGAGGATGACACGAGTACCCAGGTCATGGGCGGTGACCGCCGCCACTGCGCCGGAAAGCCCATACCCCAGGATAAGGATTTCCGTAGTCTCATCCCACCGGTAATTTCCCTGTATCAACATCACACTCTCCTGATTCCGTTCCTACCAGTAAGAACCTATCCAGGTGGCTAATTGAGGTTGGGGTACTGGGGGCCGTTTGAGGATGAACTCCTCATTGATGTCCGAGCCCAGGCCGGGTCCAGTGGGGATTTCTAGATAGCCATTCTGATACTTAATAGGCTCGGTGAGCATCTCGTTGTAGAGGTCGAGATAGGGGTAGAAGAATTCCTGGAACTGCACGTTGGGGATGTTGGCATCAAGATGCAAGCTTGCCAGCACGCAGAGGGGGCCGTTGGAATTATGGGGCTGGACGGACACATAGTAGGCCTCGGCCATGGCGGCCACCTTCTTCAGCTCCATAAAACCGCCCACGTGGCAGATGTCAGGCTGGATGATGCGCGCCGCCTGTTTCTCCAGTAGAACGCGGAACTCCCAGCGGGTAAAGAGGCGCTCGCCCGTGGCCACGGGCAGGTTTATCGACCGCTGAACCTCAGCCATGGCGTCGATGTTATCCGGCGGGATGGGTTCCTCGTAGAAGAAAGGGTCAAATGGCTCCAGTTTCTGCGCCATGCGGATGGCGCTGTGCATGTTGAAGCGTCCGTGGCATTCGACGAGCAGGTCCACCGAAGGCCCCACCGCCTCCCGCACCGCCTTGACGGAGGCGATGGCAAACTCCTCCTCCGACTTGGGGATGACCTGCCCACCCTCGCGGAAGGGGTCCCACTTCATGGCGGTAAATCCCTTCTCCACCATTTTCAGCGCGTTTTCCGCAATTGAATCCGGCGTATCTTCAGCGGTCATCTGGGTTACTATTTTCTGGAAGGCCCAGGCATTGGCATAGGCCCTCACCTTGTCCCTGAGCTTGCCGCCGAAGAACTCGTAAATGGGCACGCCGAGCGCCTTCCCCTTGATATCCCACAGCGCCTGCTCCACCGCGCTGAGCGCGCTGAGCACGATGACCCCGCCGTGCCAGAAGGTGCTCTTGTAGATGGAATTCCAGATATATTCAACCTGGAAAGGGTCTTTGCCGATAAGGAAGTCCCTCAACGACTCGACTGCTTTGGCCACGATGTCGTTAAAGCGCT is from Chloroflexota bacterium and encodes:
- a CDS encoding DUF2088 domain-containing protein, whose protein sequence is MSSRKKAAVPVLAWYGDEELEIDFPESWDVTICKMKGHDAPPLSDTQIKKAFASPIGTRTIKELAKGKKEVAILFDDLSRPTPSAMLIPYILEELAEAGIPDDNIRFIAAIGAHGTMNGIDFRKKLGDDVMSRFLVYNHNPYENCTPLGVSKYGTPIEVNSEFVACDLKIGIGAIVPHPYGFGGGCKVILPGVASMQTIASNHNRLVFDPSVAIGKLRENVILEDIIEAARMARLDVKVDAIV
- a CDS encoding aryldialkylphosphatase encodes the protein MKQAELKGKVQTVLGVIEPSEMGITLPHEHLICDATTWHYAADEATERKWARHPVTIDTLWWIRYHPFQNLDDLQLMDEELVIDEVLRYKALGGKSIVELTVRGLYPDPKAVARIARMTGVNIVMGTAYYVESSYPATGVDVNAKSEEEIAEEFVKDVFEGFGNTGIHAGLIGEIGCSWPFTENEQKVVRAGARAQKVTGAAVNIHPGQNEMAAMECVKVLDKAGADLSRVVMSHCDRAVREPANRVELAKTGCTLEYDLFGREGYYPTRFRVLDVPNDAQRINEIKELADKGFQKQLFISHDNYTKSSLCRYGGWGYGHILRDAVPVMKIKGLSQALIDTIMIENPKRMFAFV
- a CDS encoding FAD-binding protein, with the protein product MLIQGNYRWDETTEILILGYGLSGAVAAVTAHDLGTRVILVEKQSAETHCTASSVAMGVFLSPSNIERAIEYMTALCQVGSQPGLSWTDADTIKAWVAYTSQNKDWLTRLGGNIKYFSNAAEFPQLPGADSMELWKYQGNGFRMMKFMYDQVASRKIDVRYQTSAVRLLADNTGRVMGVKVTSCRGSTPREVNIRATRAVILCTGGFEENEAMKLQYLRVYPMYFTGGTGNTGDGIRMAQEVGADLWHMNCVAARLCAKFADISLGVFIDFSGGGWSQRSMKTEKERAPAGFIIVDRYGRRYMTEELKPHAAAYECGWFDSHKLEYPRVPSYHIFDQRRVKFGPLAQRSSGPTGPHQLYKWSWDNLTELRKGWIVKGDTVAELAANLDMPPENLTNSIDTWNRYCQAGRDAEFGRSPLELVPLDEPPFFAIKLFPGGSNTQGGPRRNGRAQVLNPFGEPISGLYAAGECGSVFGMLYPAGGGNLAECIAFGRIAAENAVKESYHKV
- the dgoD gene encoding galactonate dehydratase gives rise to the protein MKITDLRVFQTQGAHANWTFVKLYTDSGLTGVGEASLERFNDIVAKAVESLRDFLIGKDPFQVEYIWNSIYKSTFWHGGVIVLSALSAVEQALWDIKGKALGVPIYEFFGGKLRDKVRAYANAWAFQKIVTQMTAEDTPDSIAENALKMVEKGFTAMKWDPFREGGQVIPKSEEEFAIASVKAVREAVGPSVDLLVECHGRFNMHSAIRMAQKLEPFDPFFYEEPIPPDNIDAMAEVQRSINLPVATGERLFTRWEFRVLLEKQAARIIQPDICHVGGFMELKKVAAMAEAYYVSVQPHNSNGPLCVLASLHLDANIPNVQFQEFFYPYLDLYNEMLTEPIKYQNGYLEIPTGPGLGSDINEEFILKRPPVPQPQLATWIGSYW